The Maniola hyperantus chromosome 9, iAphHyp1.2, whole genome shotgun sequence genome includes a region encoding these proteins:
- the LOC138402735 gene encoding uncharacterized protein gives MEFVLRDKILQIRPDTIQSIRRMYNLDKSGSLKEAIGILNEWIQKQPHFNKKDFGDHYLEITIILNKGSIERAKSQLDKMCTIRTLMPHFFGKFNCKTDFEQLHEVVHSAVLPKMTNDHHRVLFSKFFDVEWEASQAVHFYRNAIVFIEYVKAHDYFDGAIVISDFSEASVTGVLKKLSPVLIRQAMTVFIEGYGMRIKGIHIISESKVVDGFVMLLKQAVSAKIAGRIHVHKSVKDLYEFVPKAMLPEDYGGEERSLKTLQEEWLDVLSSEEHLSYLEEMNKATTNESCRPKDQFFEQYGGMPGTFRFLSVD, from the exons ATGGAATTTGTGCTAAGAGACAAGATCCTTCAAATAAGACCGGACACAATACAAAGTATTCGTAGAATGTACAACCTAGATAAATCGGGGAGCTTAAAAGAAGCTATAGGAATATTAAATGAATGGATTCAGAAGCAGCCGCATTTTAATAAGAAAGATTTcg gtGATCATTATTTggaaataacaattattttaaacaagGGTTCCATAGAACGAGCAAAATCACAATTGGATAAAATGTGCACCATAAGAACGCTAATGCCTCacttttttggaaaatttaattgtaAAACTGACTTTGAACAATTGCATGAAGTTGT CCACTCGGCTGTGTTGCCTAAAATGACTAACGATCACCACAGGGTACTTTTTAGCAAATTTTTCGATGTCGAATGGGAAGCTTCACAGGCAGTACACTTTTACAGGAATGCCATAGTC TTCATAGAATATGTTAAAGCTCACGACTACTTCGATGGAGCCATCGTAATCTCAGACTTTTCGGAGGCCAGCGTGACGggtgttttaaaaaaattgagtcCAGTTTTAATTCGACAGGCCATGACTGTCTTCAtt GAGGGCTACGGAATGAGAATAAAAGGAATCCACATTATATCAGAATCGAAAGTCGTTGACGGTTTCGTTATGTTATTGAAACAAGCGGTTAGCGCCAAAATAGCTGGCCGCATACACGTCCATAAAAGTGTAAAGGATTTATACGAGTTCGTTCCAAAAGCCATGCTTCCTGAAGATTACGGTGGTGAAGAACGTTCACTGAAAACCCTTCAAG AAGAATGGCTTGACGTGCTTTCGTCAGAAGAACATTTGAGTTACTTAGAAGAAATGAATAAGGCTACAACTAATGAATCTTGCCGACCGAAAGACCAATTTTTCGAACAATACGGTGGAATGCCGGGCACGTTCAGATTCTTGAGTGTAGATTAG